The following is a genomic window from Methanolinea sp..
CGGCGCGTAGAACGCGGTGTCCGGTGGCAGGCGCGTCTTCAGGCTCACGATCCACTCGACGTACCGCCGCGGGTCCGAGAACGCAGTGTGCCAGCAGGGGACCATTACGCAGGCCCCGGAAGGAACTTCCCTCTCGACCGCGGGGTGGATCCGCACCGGCTGGAGCCCGCCCGGGGGGAGGTAACGGGCCGCGAATGTTGCGTCCGCGCTCAGGGGGACGTTTTCCATCCTCGATTCCGCGAGCGCGTGGAATACGGTCTCGGGTTCCACCGCGGAGGGGATGGGGATATCCCTCTCTCCCGCGCGGAAAAACCCTGCCCGGGCGAGCCCGTCCCTCCTTGTGATCTCGAGGATGCTCATGGAACCAAGGACACTCCTGGGACCTCGGAGACGAGGACGTCGCGCCACTCGGGGGGACACGCAACCAACACGTGGGTTTCCGGGTGGGATTCCCGGAGAACCCTGATCCCCCTGCACCCCGCCGCGACCATCTCCCTGTCCCACGCGGGGATCTCGCTCTGCCCGATGGGGAACGTCTCGGAGAGGCCGGGGTGGTACGGGCCGAACGGTGGCTTGAAGGGGAGCGTCAGGTCGAACCCCTCCCCCGCGGACCCGTCCATCGAGACGAGGACCCTCGGCGGGAGGTCGATCCGCCGGAGGAGATCGTGGTACCTGATCACCTCGGTGCGCAGGCAGCTCTCCGCCCCCCTGTAGAAGAATCTCCTCTTGCTCACCCTGTCTTTCTTCTCGAGCTCCCTGCCGTGGGAGAGGAACTCCCTGTAGCCGTCGAGGAGGAGCGGGTGGCTCCTGCACCGCTCGTCCACGAGCTCGAAGAGGACACCGTCCTCGATCGCCTGCCTCACCCGAGCGATCTCCGCGAGGCTCACCGCGAGGTTGTGGATCGCAAGGAGCCTCTCGGACTCTTCGGACTGCCTGAGCTCTTCGGCGGTGTGGCCGCGGCAGACCCCGCACGCGCAGGGGAGCTCCTGTAGCTCGGACAGCCGCGCGCTGCCCGAGGGGGTGAGGTACCTCCCCTCCCGCGCGTAGAGGGCATACGCGGCAGAGTCGAAGACATCGCATCCCATCGCGACTGCGAGCGCGAACATCGAGGGGTGACCCGCGCCGAAGAGGTGGACGCAAGCGGAAGGGGGTATCCCCCTCTTTGCCGCCATGACGACGCGGACGAGGTCCCTGTACCGGTAGGATTCCATGAGGGGGACAACCGCGCCGATGGGGCAGAAGGCAAAACCCATCCGCCCGACCCCGCGCCCGGCCTCCTCGCGCAGGTCGGTGAAGATCCCCCCCTGCACGGGTCCGGCGAGGTTCCCCTCTTCCCCGCAGATCTCCCTCGCCTCGCCGAGCCTCTCCATCGTGACCGCGAGGTCGCGCTCCGCGGTGCGGCGGTCCGCCCCCGGCGGCGTGGGGATGTCGAGCGGGACGATGATGTCGCTGCCGATCTCCTGCTGGAAGCGGATGACCTCCCCGTTCGTGAGGGAGATGTCGCCGTAGACCGAGAGCTGGTACGCGCCCGAATCGGTCATTATTAACCCGTCGAAATCGTAGAGGCGGTGGAGACCCAATTCGAGTGCCTTTTGCCTGTATTCCTCGCTCCTCGAGAGGATGTACGCGTTGGTGATGATACCCTCCGCGCCGAGCGCCCTCATCTCTGCCGGGCGGACGGGCTGGAGGTGCGGGTTGACGACGGGGAGCAGGACCGGGGTCCTGACCGTCCGGTTTCCCACCCGGAGCCTCCCCGTGCGTCCCGCGATATCGACCTCGGTTA
Proteins encoded in this region:
- the tgtA gene encoding tRNA guanosine(15) transglycosylase TgtA, with protein sequence MAIHFEVTEVDIAGRTGRLRVGNRTVRTPVLLPVVNPHLQPVRPAEMRALGAEGIITNAYILSRSEEYRQKALELGLHRLYDFDGLIMTDSGAYQLSVYGDISLTNGEVIRFQQEIGSDIIVPLDIPTPPGADRRTAERDLAVTMERLGEAREICGEEGNLAGPVQGGIFTDLREEAGRGVGRMGFAFCPIGAVVPLMESYRYRDLVRVVMAAKRGIPPSACVHLFGAGHPSMFALAVAMGCDVFDSAAYALYAREGRYLTPSGSARLSELQELPCACGVCRGHTAEELRQSEESERLLAIHNLAVSLAEIARVRQAIEDGVLFELVDERCRSHPLLLDGYREFLSHGRELEKKDRVSKRRFFYRGAESCLRTEVIRYHDLLRRIDLPPRVLVSMDGSAGEGFDLTLPFKPPFGPYHPGLSETFPIGQSEIPAWDREMVAAGCRGIRVLRESHPETHVLVACPPEWRDVLVSEVPGVSLVP